The window ACGCGGCGGTGCGGGGGCTGGAGGGCGGCGGCGGATGGATCACGCGCACCCTGTTCGCCCTGCGCTCCATTCCCGCGCGGCTGGCGGGCAGGCGCGGTCTGGTGGATGACGAATCGCGTCCCGCGCTGGATGCGCTGCTGCGCGCCGGCTTCGTGCTGCTGGCGGAGGACGCGCCGCGCGAGATCGTCCTGGGCCTTACGGGGCGGTTCTGGAAGCCGGCCGGAGACATCCGCCGCGTGGAGGCCGATGCGTTCCGCTCGTTCCGCGAGCCGGGGATGGCGGTGGCGGCGTGGAACTTCACCGTGCTCCCCGCTGAGCGCGGGTCGCTGGTGGTCACCGAGACGCGCGTGCGCTGC is drawn from Longimicrobium terrae and contains these coding sequences:
- a CDS encoding DUF2867 domain-containing protein, with amino-acid sequence MLIDDFLPAADFSERHALRVNASPQRAYAAVRGLEGGGGWITRTLFALRSIPARLAGRRGLVDDESRPALDALLRAGFVLLAEDAPREIVLGLTGRFWKPAGDIRRVEADAFRSFREPGMAVAAWNFTVLPAERGSLVVTETRVRCTDDAARRSFGRYWRVVGPFSGLIRRDMLRAVRRAAERDPG